Genomic segment of Cronobacter dublinensis subsp. dublinensis LMG 23823:
CTGCACGGTGGCGTCCATCGCGTTGTTGCCTGCTTTCACCTTTATAGCCTGGCCGACGCTGAGCGCCGTAATGTCAGACACCGGGGTGTGACGCTCTTCGCGCGCAGGGCGCGGCGTTTTAGCGGCGGCGGGTTTGGCCGGACGCGGTTTACGCTCGGCGTTTTCCTTACGACGCGGCGCAGGACGCGGCTTGCGTTCACGACGCTCTCCGCCGTTCTCTTCGCCTTCAGCGCCCGCTGCTTCGCGTTTTTTGGCCTGCTGCTCGGCGCGCTGCGCCTGAACACGGGCTTTCGCTTCTTCAAGCTGCTTGCGGGCGTGCTCTACGTGCTGCTCTTCCAGAACGCCGCACGGGTTGCCGTCGAGATCGACACGCGTCGCGCCCGCTTTGATACCGTAAAGGTAGCGCCAGCTCGACGTATAAAGACGTAATGCGGAACGCAGTTGCGTTTTGCTGAGGTTCATTTCGCCCTCAACGCGCTCCACCAGATCCTGAAAAATGCCGATCTTCAGAGGACGCGCTTCGCCTTCAGCACTGAAACACTGCGGAAAACGTTCGGCCAGAAAGGCGATAACTTCTTTACTGCTATTCAACTTAGGTTGATTTTCCATGAAATTTCCTGATTACAACGGATGTTGCCAACAAGCCGCAGGCATGAACAGGC
This window contains:
- the proQ gene encoding RNA chaperone ProQ; the protein is MENQPKLNSSKEVIAFLAERFPQCFSAEGEARPLKIGIFQDLVERVEGEMNLSKTQLRSALRLYTSSWRYLYGIKAGATRVDLDGNPCGVLEEQHVEHARKQLEEAKARVQAQRAEQQAKKREAAGAEGEENGGERRERKPRPAPRRKENAERKPRPAKPAAAKTPRPAREERHTPVSDITALSVGQAIKVKAGNNAMDATVQEITKDGVRVQLTSGMSMIVRAEHLLF